GGCTGTCACGGTCACTAATTCGACGGTTAGTGGTCCAGACAATCTCATAAAGGTCGAGTCCGGGGCGAACGTGAGCCTGGCCGGCCAACTGCTTACAGTGAGCGGCCCGGCAGCGACGCCCAGCGCGCTGTCGGCCAACTCGAGCGTAGTAGACATCCGCGGCGCCATTTCGAGCACAAGCGCGAAGGCTTTCATCAACGTTGATCCCACCATCTTCACCACCGTCGATTTCCTCCGGATCGTGGGCGGAAGTCTGACGGTTGCCGGACCGCTCCTGACCGACGTTCAAGGGCTCTACGCCGTGGCCGGTGATTTCCTCTCGATCTCGGGTGGCGGCAGCCTGACCGGCTCCTCGTCGTCGACCCTCCTGCAGTTCGCGAACAGCAAGATCTTCGTCGGCGTCCCGGACGCCGACACGGCGAGCCGATTCTTTGCCCTGGATGGGACCGGCTCCAACGCCAATCTGGGGGGCTCTCTGGCCGGTCTGAGCAGCGGCAGCGTGCTCGCCGTCAACGGGGCTGCCGGATCCGCGGTCTTGGAGCTGGGTCCTGGGGCCAACTTGATGAGTCCCTCGGCCTCGCCGGTGTTGAGCCTGTCTGGCAGCACGCTCTCCCTGGGCGCTGGAGTGAAGGGGTTCCTGGCCAGTGGCGGCACGGCCACGGTGGGTGGGGCGCTCCTCAGGGCCAGCGGGGAGTCGACCGTGCTCGCCGATCAAACGATCCCGTTCGTGGACCTCTCGAACGCCACGGTGAATGTGAACGGCGCCCTGGTCCGGCTCGAGGGCGGCAGCATCCTGCAGAGCGGCGGCGTGAAGGTGACGGGCGGCTCACTCACGGCTGACTCCCTCCTGTCCACGGACGGTTCTGGTAACACGATCGCGATCGGCGGGACCTTCTTTGACCTGAGCAACACAACCGCGACGCTGCGAACACTGGTCGCTACGCCCGACAACAACACCGACACAGGGGCGATCGCCCTGGCGCTGAACCAGCCCGCCCTCCGGCTCTCCAGCAGCACCCTCACGCTCAGCGGCGTGAACGAGACCGCCATCGACCTCGGGGTGGATGTCGGCCCCGTGCCGACCGACCCCGGCGTCGCAGTCATCGCGAGCGGGACCACCGCGGCGCCCAGCACCCTCAACCTCAAGGGCACGCTGCTGGACTTCGGGGGGCTGAACGCCACGGCCACCCAGGCGATGGTCCAGCTCGGCCAGACCACGGTCAATCAGACGGGCACGACGAGCGACCTAATCTTCTTCATGGGGAGTAAGTCCGGGCTGGCGGACACCATGACGGGCCCGCTGCTGAGCGCGACGAACAGCACGATCAACACGAGCGGCCGGCTGGTCCACTTCAACGGCGGCAGCCTGACGAGCACCACGACGTCACCCTTCCTGTTCTTCGACCTGAGCACGGTGGCCAGCGCGCTCCAGATGATCCAGATAGACAACGGCTCGAACCTGAGTCTCAAGGGTGCCCTGTTGTCCGCGCAGAGCACGACGTTCAAGGTAGGTGACCCGGCGATCAACACCTACAGCCTCGTGAATATCCTCGACGGAGCCACGGTCGCGAGCACTGGCACCTCGCCACTGCTGGCTTTCGATGCTTCGAGTTTCGATGGCGCGACCATCCTGAGCGTCCGTCGGTCGCCCTCGACGAGCGCGCCGAGCACGCTCACACTGTCGGGTCCGCTCTTCTCCGCAGTCAACGGGAGCAGCTTCAATACGTCGAGCCTCGGCCTCGGCGCCGGCTGCTGCAGCGTGGTCAGCGTGACCCAGGGTGGCCGGCTCGTCGCCACGACCACGTCTCCCCTGGTCCAGATCAGTGGTTCGACGGTGAATGCGGGGCCGGACGCGCAGTCCGGAGGCAGCATCATCAGCCTCTCGGATACGTTCACGAACGCGCCGCCTGCCGAGCTCGTCGCCGCGGCCACCATGGGCTTGGCCGGCCCCCTGTTGAGCATCGACAACAGCAGCACGGTCACCGCCCTGTTTCATCTCCTGCGTGTGGGCAACTCCAGCTTGATCAGCACCAGTCCGGACGCTCTGATCCAGATCAGCGGGAGCACGGTGACGCTTGGGGGCACCGACCCGTTCACTCTCGCCACGAGTGCGGCGCGGCTCCTGAACCTGTCGATGTCTAACAGCAGCACGCCGGCGAGCCTGACGCTGAGCGGCCCGCTCTTCAGCGCCGTGAACTCCACCCTCGGCAGTACGGCGGAGCTGTTCGGCGTCTTCGGCGGCAACCTCGCCGTTACGGGGACAGCGAAGCCGCTGATCTCGTTCGATGGAGGGGCGGTGACCTCCGGCGCGACCATGATCCATGTCAACGGCTTATCGTCCGGAGTCTCGGTGCCCAGCCATGTCGAGCTATCGGACCCGTTGCTCTCGGTGACGGGCACCACGATCAACGCGCGAGGTAATCTGGTGCGCATCGCCGAGGGCGCGTCGCTTTCCAGCAGCACGACCAGCCCGCTAATAAGCTTCCAAGGAGGCAGCTACACCGGGGGACCCTTCCAATCGGTCACCGGAGCCTCACTGCTCCGGATGTTTTCGCAGGTAGGCCAGTCGCGCACGTCACTCTCCCTGGCCGGGCCATACGTCGCCGCCGCCGACGCCACGTTCATCAGCCCGGACGCCCCGCCCTTCAACATCGCCGACGGTGCCGTCATCACCAGCACGGGAGCCGGGCCGTTCGCCTCCTTCACGAGAGGCTCGGCCACCACGCAATCCAGCTTCTTCAACCTGGACAACAACACTTCGTTCGGCAGCCCGCCGACGGTCGGGAGCGGCGACCCGCCTGTCGTGTCGATCAGCGGGACACTCATCCGTGGCACCGATACCACGTTCACGACGCAGAACAGGGGGACATTTCTCCGGCTCAACAACGGGGTATCGCTCACTCAGACGGGCACATCGTCGCCGCTGGTCGACTTGATCGGCTCGTCCCCAGGGAGCGTCGTGCTTAGAGCGGACGGGGACTTTGCTGTCCTGACCGCGGCCTCGGGGCGCCCCGCGCCCGCGCTGAGCCTCAGCGGCCCGCTCCTCAACGTGCTGAACGGCACACTGAGGAACGGCGATCCCACGAGCAACACCAACAGCTTCATCTTCGTCGCCGACGGCGCCCAGTTCCAGAGCACGGGCGCCTCACCACTCCTGTCGTTCGACAGCACGAGCGTGGACACCGCCGCCGGCATCCTGGTTCTTCGCCGCTCCCCCTCGGCGAGCGCACCCAGCAAGCTCACGCTGTCGGGTCCGCTGTTCTCGGCGGTGAACGGGAGCAGCTTCAACACCACGAGTCTGGGCTTCCCGGGAGGTTCAGCCTGCTGCACTGGGTTCTTCATCGGTCAGGGGGCGCAGCTCTCGAGCACGAGCACAGCCGCCCTGATCCAGCTCGCCAACTCGACGTTCAGTTCGGGGCCCGACCTGCAGTCGGGGGGTGGCTTCTTCACCCTTACCGACACGGGCGGATTTCCTGGCGAAACTAACCCGCTCGTTGCTCCCTCGAGTGTGAGTCTCGGCGGCCCCTTCCTGAGTGCCAGCGGGAGCACGATCAGCGCCCTATTCAGCCTGTTGGGCGTGACGCGGTCCAGTCTCGTCAGCACCAGCACTGAACCGCTCGTCCAGCTCTCGAGCACCAGCATCAACCTGGGAGGGACTGATCCCTTCACCAAGTCTCCGACCTTTGGCTTTTTGTTAGTCGAGAATAGCGCGACCGGCGGCTCGAATGCCCCCACGACCGTTTCCCTCAAGGGCCCGTTCCTGCAGGCGGTCAATTCCACCCTCACGACCTCGGCTGCCGGCATCGGCGTCTTCAACGGTGCGAGCCTGGTGAGCAGCACGGCGTCTCCGTTCGTCCTGCTCGACAATACGTCGCTCACGACGGGAGCGGGGGCCGGAGGCGACTTCCTTAACGTCAGTGGCCTGGGCGGATCCACGGGGACCGCGACGTCGTCCGCCAGCTTCAATGGCCCGCTTCTCCTGGTGTCGAACGGGAGCAACGTCATTCTCCAGCGCGACGTGATTATTGGGTCGAACAACGCCACCATCACTGGGACCGGCTCTGTGCCGTTCATCCAGGTCATTGGAGGTAGCCTGACGGCGGGTCCCAACGGCGCCGTGGCCGGCCTACACAATGGGACCAGGCTGAATCTGGCCGGACCCCTCCTGAGCGTGGCCAGCACCCTAACCGCACCCGACGGTCTGGCCAATATCTCGAACGGTGGTCAGCTTACGGTGACGGGTTCGACCGACCCCTTGGTCTCCTTCTCGGGCGGGAGTGCAACCGTCGCCGGCAATTCCGGCTCGTCTATGTTCAACCTGCTGAGCACCGCCACGGCGGTGGATGCGAGGAGCGAGTTGACTCTGGGGACCGACCGGCCGATCCAGGGACCGCTCCAGCCGGACGCGACCCGGCCAGTTCTGACGTCGCTGCTGGAGACCTCCGGGGCCACCGTGGCGGGTCAGCGCGTCATGAACATCGACACGGCGCTCCTCGAGGCGACGGCGCCGCTGCTGAACCTGAAGGCGGGGAGCGTGATGACATCGAGCGTGGACGCCATCAACCTGAACAGCAGGGCGAACGTCTCACTCTCGGGCAGCGATCTGATCCGCTTGGACGGCAGCACGCTCAAAGTGAACAGCGGCTCCTTGGTGAACGTCAACGCGAGCAAGCTCACGGTAGGTGGGAATCTCGTGAACCTCCTCAACGGAGCGACACTCACCGTCTTCAACGGGCCGCTGATCACGGTAAGTGGCGGCGGTTTCGTCAACATCACCGGGGCGCTGATCGCCTTCAGCGGTTTGCCGGGCAACACGGTCAACGTCTCCAACGCGCTCCCCTTCGTCAACATCAACGGAATCCCCGTCGCGCTGACGGGAGGGGCGGCGGCCGGGAACGTCATCATCACGGGCACGCCGATCAAGAACCCCGCCTTGGGCACGATCACGCCCGGCAAGGCGCTGATCAAGGTCGACGGGCCAACCAGCAAGCTGACGATCAAGGGCCTATGACCTCCGCGCCCGACCGGCGAGGAGCTGAGCCGTACGGGGGCTGGACTAGTAGGTCCAGCCGAGGATGGCTGAGACGAAATTCCGACGGTACTGGAAGATGTCCAGATTCGAGTTGGCGAAGGTCGTCTGGTAACTGACGGTGAAGGTCAGGTTGGATGGCAGGGGCGTCACCACCGCGAAGACGTTCGTGTACTCCGTGTCGCGCCGCCGGATCGTGTTTGGGGCCTGGCTCGGGAGGAAGGCGTTCGTGTGCAGGTATTCGCGAAGGTGGACATCGAAGTCGTCCGTGAGACGAATACCGGACCACGGGAGCGTGTACTGTCCGCCCGCGAGCACCCGGCTGCCGTAATAACTGTAGTCGCGGCCCCGGCCGCGCGGCCCGTCGAGGTCATCGAAATCCCACTGGTAGCCGATCTTGATTTGATGCTGGTCGTTCGAGAAACGGAAGGCGTGAGTGAGGCCGACCATGTAATTGTCCCCATCACGCTTCTCGGGTCCCGGGGTGTTCGTCTCCTTGCCGTACCCCTTGTCCTGGTACCGGAGCTGCAGGGCGTCGAGGTTCCAGGAGTTGGGCAGGACGACGAGGCTAGGCACGACCGTGTGGCGCTGGACGAACCTGTCCCCGCCCAGCGTTAGGTAGTCATACGTGTACTGCAACGCCGCCTGGTAGGGCATCCCGCTGACTATCCCACGGTAGCTCGTGCCGAGCCCGCCCAGGTAATCCACGATGTTGAACTTGGTAATGTCGTTGTTGTAGGTCGAGAAGATCGAGGCGGTCGCCGTGGCATCCCAGCCGCCTTGGCGAAGAAAGGTGTAGTCGAGGCGGAGGGAACCCAGCTCGCCCAGGCTGGCCTGCCGGCGATTCCGCAGCAGGCCCACGAGCGGGTCCCGACCCTGCTGCGGGTTCACGACGACGTTGTCGTCGTAGAAGAAGCCCAGACGAACCTCCGCCCTCAAGCGACGCTCGCCTTCGCGGGCGGCCACGACCGCCCCACGAAGGCGCTCGGCCGGGCCGGTCAAAGGCGAGGCCGGCTGGAGCCGGAGGGCCTCGTCGAGTTCCGCAGTGGCCTGCTCCGGCAGCCCGAGAATCCCCAGCGCGAGCCCACTGTAGAAACGCGTGACCTGCTGAATATTAGGATCGGACGACGTCCCAGCCCGGAAGGCGCGCACAGCTCCCTGGTAGTCCTTGTTTCGATAGCGCATGAAGCCGACGTAGTAGCCGAGGCTGTCGAGGCGGGGGTTGGCCGCAAAAACCTGCTCGAGGAGCGGTTG
This genomic window from Candidatus Rokuibacteriota bacterium contains:
- a CDS encoding tetratricopeptide repeat protein, whose translation is MQRQQLQGTRDLRCQSTGLALAVLCSLVLLTYLTTSAWAQQGEASVFVARGSLAYDEKRYEDALTSFRQALQLDPNNVEALYYAGLSNIALKRYDQAVETLEQARKREPRDQAIAFQLGALYFGMEQYDKAQPLLEQVFAANPRLDSLGYYVGFMRYRNKDYQGAVRAFRAGTSSDPNIQQVTRFYSGLALGILGLPEQATAELDEALRLQPASPLTGPAERLRGAVVAAREGERRLRAEVRLGFFYDDNVVVNPQQGRDPLVGLLRNRRQASLGELGSLRLDYTFLRQGGWDATATASIFSTYNNDITKFNIVDYLGGLGTSYRGIVSGMPYQAALQYTYDYLTLGGDRFVQRHTVVPSLVVLPNSWNLDALQLRYQDKGYGKETNTPGPEKRDGDNYMVGLTHAFRFSNDQHQIKIGYQWDFDDLDGPRGRGRDYSYYGSRVLAGGQYTLPWSGIRLTDDFDVHLREYLHTNAFLPSQAPNTIRRRDTEYTNVFAVVTPLPSNLTFTVSYQTTFANSNLDIFQYRRNFVSAILGWTY